A section of the Humulus lupulus chromosome 2, drHumLupu1.1, whole genome shotgun sequence genome encodes:
- the LOC133818880 gene encoding F-box/LRR-repeat protein 4, whose translation MATEVLPMPATVCINDALTDDELRSVLAKLESEQDKELFGLVCKRWLRLQSTERKKLFARAGPHMLERMAARFSRLLELDLSQSVSRSFYPGVTDSDLSVIADGFECLRVLNLQNCKGITDKGIVAIGNGLSSLQSLDLSYCRKLTDKGLLVVARGCPKLLSLHLAGCRLVTDEVLRALSKNCPNIEELGLQGCTNITDSGLADLVSGCREIMFLDINKCSNIGDIGVSSVSEACATSLKTLKLLDCYKIGNASILSLARFCKNLETLIIGGCRDITDESIQSLATACEDSLKNLRMDWCLNISNSSLSCILIKCRNLEALDIGCCEEVSDAAFEGLTSRQTELTLKVLKVNNCPKITVAGIGWLLDKCNSLEYLDVRSCPHITESGLQFPDYCKVNFTGNLSKPNVLL comes from the exons ATGGCTACCGAAGTCCTGCCCATGCCCGCAACGGTCTGCATAAACGATGCATTGACCGACGACGAGCTCCGTTCGGTGCTGGCGAAACTGGAGAGCGAGCAGGATAAGGAGCTCTTCGGCTTGGTCTGCAAGAGATGGCTCCGCTTGCAGAGCACTGAGAGGAAGAAGCTATTCGCACGTGCTGGGCCTCACATGCTTGAGAGAATGGCCGCCAGGTTCTCTCGACTTCTAGAATTGGACCTCTCCCAGTCCGTTTCTCGGTCCTTCTACCCTGGCGTCACCGATTCCGATCTCTCTGTTATTGCTGATGGGTTTGAATGCTTGAGAGTTCTCAATTTGCAAAATTGTAAAG GAATTACAGATAAAGGAATAGTGGCAATTGGAAATGGTCTTTCTTCACTACAGTCCTTGGATTTATCATATTGCAGAAAGTTGACAGATAAAGGATTGCTAGTTGTTGCTAGGGGTTGTCCTAAACTACTAAGCCTGCATCTTGCTGGCTGCAGACTTGTTACTGACGAAGTTTTACGAGCCCTTTCCAAGAATTGCCCCAATATAGAGGAATTGGGCCTCCAAGGATGTACCAATATAACTGATTCAGGACTTGCAGACCTTGTGAGTGGGTGTCGTGAGATCATGTTTTTAGACATCAATAAATGCAGTAATATAGGAGATATTGGGGTTTCCAGTGTTTCAGAGGCATGTGCAACTTCCTTAAAGACACTCAAGTTGTTGGATTGCTACAAAATTGGGAATGCATCAATACTATCTCTGGCCAGATTCTGCAAAAATCTTGAAACTCTGATAATTGGTGGCTGTCGTGACATCACTGATGAATCAATACAATCACTAGCCACCGCTTGTGAAGACAGCCTCAAGAACTTGCGGATGGACTGGTGTTTAAACATCTCTAATTCTTCATTAAGCTGTATCCTCATCAAGTGCAGAAACCTAGAAGCACTCGACATTGGTTGCTGCGAGGAGGTATCAGATGCTGCCTTCGAGGGTTTAACCAGTAGACAAACAGAGTTGACCTTGAAGGTTTTGAAGGTTAATAATTGTCCTAAGATCACAGTGGCTGGCATAGGCTGGCTTCTAGACAAATGCAACTCTTTGGAGTACCTGGATGTGAGGTCATGCCCACATATTACAGAGTCAGGTTTGCAATTTCCTGATTACTGTAAAGTAAACTTTACAGGAAATTTATCCAAGCCCAACGTGCTACTTTGA